A window of the Candidatus Neomarinimicrobiota bacterium genome harbors these coding sequences:
- a CDS encoding molybdopterin oxidoreductase family protein — IFNVFAVRDTVKYSEPVFPKEEGTRFDWEIFLELTKRIAIKKGKKYSKLTQIMSKIFGPDWILDLGIRLGKYGSLKSIFKWNGLTLKKVKKNIHGMDLGALKPSFPSRLFTKDKKIDLAPPVFTDDLERVKSNLSEQNNNGALTLIGRRQLRSNNSWMHNCTSLMTGKNRFLVLINPKDAESKSIKDGQKVKVESTNFSFELDAKLTDEMMPGVISIPHGWGHEKNGTQQNTAVKNGGKNLNALGDDLSFDPVTGNADLHIRNVNVSPLIN; from the coding sequence TAATATTTAATGTTTTTGCCGTTCGTGACACTGTGAAATATTCTGAACCAGTTTTTCCAAAAGAGGAAGGGACAAGATTTGATTGGGAAATATTTTTAGAATTGACAAAACGGATTGCTATAAAAAAAGGGAAAAAGTATTCGAAGTTAACTCAAATTATGTCCAAAATATTTGGACCAGATTGGATCTTGGACCTGGGTATTAGGCTTGGGAAATACGGCAGTTTAAAATCTATTTTCAAATGGAATGGATTGACATTGAAAAAGGTAAAAAAGAATATACACGGAATGGATTTGGGTGCACTTAAACCCAGTTTCCCATCACGACTTTTCACTAAAGATAAAAAAATAGATTTAGCACCTCCAGTTTTTACAGATGATCTCGAAAGAGTAAAATCTAACTTGAGTGAACAAAACAATAATGGTGCATTAACATTGATTGGCCGGCGGCAACTCCGCAGTAACAATTCCTGGATGCACAATTGCACCTCACTTATGACCGGGAAAAATCGCTTTTTAGTTTTGATAAACCCAAAAGATGCTGAATCAAAATCAATCAAAGACGGACAAAAAGTAAAAGTTGAATCAACCAATTTCTCTTTTGAACTAGATGCAAAATTGACCGACGAAATGATGCCCGGTGTTATTAGTATTCCCCACGGCTGGGGTCATGAAAAAAATGGTACTCAACAAAATACTGCTGTCAAAAATGGTGGCAAAAATTTGAATGCTCTGGGGGACGATCTTTCTTTCGATCCAGTTACTGGAAATGCAGATTTGCACATACGAAATGTTAATGTATCACCGCTTATAAATTGA